The DNA sequence AGATAGAACTGAGATCAAAATAATCGCAGGTGTTTCAAGTAATACAACTGATACAGAACCTGAATATACAATTTCATTTCCATATTTTGCTTACCAAGGTGGTGATAATCTTGGAATGGAAGGAACTGTAGATCTTCTTGAACTTGGATTAGATATAAGTCCGTTATTAAGTTATGTTGATACAGGAGTTCCTGCAAAGTTCTTTATCGGAATTGATCAAAAAGATGCAGGTGGTGCTGGCTCAGGTTCTATTGTATCAATGTCTGTGATTGATAACGTTTCTACAGAATATACAAGCACTCAATCAAATATTAATATTGTAACAAATAATATTACATACATGTCAGTTGTTACTTCAGTTCCTTTTGATGCACCAATTATAAACTCTCTTTCTTTACCAGATGCACAACCTGCAGTTCCATATACTGAGATACTAGCTGCTTCAAACGGACTTGCACCATACAACTGGGATATAATCTATGATTACACAGAATTAGAGAACTCCAACGTCTACCCTACTGAAGCGGTTACACTTATTTCAACTTCCGGAGATGATGACGGATTTGCAATTCTTAACCTAGACTTTGATTTCCCTTTTTATGGTCAACTTTATGATCACATTACCATTCTCACTGATGGTTCAATTGTATTCGGTGATGTTTTTGAATATGTTAGAAATGAAGGAGATATTATTGCAACGAAAGCAATAACACCTTACGGAACTGACCTAATGAGCTATCCGGCAGACGGAGATGGTATTTACTATTACATGGATACCGACCATTTAACTTTAAGATGGGTAACATCAATGTGGGACCTTCCTGAAGTTGATCTGGATTTCACCGTTAAGATATATGCAAATTCTGATATAGAATTTTTCTATGGCCCAGTTATGACTAATGATATCGTTTATGGCAGTGGAATTTCTAACGGAAGTAATGCAAATAGTGAAATATCATCTATATCAAATTTCTTTGATCCTATAAATATGAAAACTGCTTTCTCCACAACCGATTTCCCTTATGGAATGACTTTAACTGAAGATGGTATATTCTCAGGAACTTTAGATGGATCTGATAATACTTGGAATGTTAACTTTAGGGTTACTGATGGAAATAATATTTCTTCAATAGAAAGTATTCCATTTTCTCTAACATCAGAACCAACTGATCCACCAATACCACCAAACAATAATATTATTACTATAATAGGCACCAGCGTAGTTCTAAACTGGGATATAGAAACTGGAGATACTGGTTATCATATCTTTAGATCTGAAGAACCATATGCTAATTATGTAAAAATTGCCTCAGTAGGCACCAACACTTATACTGACACAGGCATACTTTTAACTGGTGAAAAGCACTTCTATTATATAACCGCAGATAATGCAAAATAAAAACAAGGAAATATTACAATGAAGAATTTTTTATTAACAATACTTATTTTAGCTTCTTTTGCTTCTGCAGAATTGATCAATAACAATCCTGATCCGAATGGAGAACCATGGTTCTCAGCCGATCTACCTGAACTGACTCTTGAGCAGCAGAAAAAAGTCGATGCAATACCAGTACTTTTACTACCGGAACAGTATAAGAACAGAAAGGAAGAACTACCCTACACTTTAGACAATTCCACCCAACCTTATTTTAGGCCGATATTTAATCAGGTTGGAGGTAGCTGTGGTCAGGCTAGCGGTATTGGCTATGCATATACTTATGAGCAGAATTTTAAACGTGGTACTGCCGCAAATATCACTGACAATCAATATCCGACACACTACACTTATAATTTCCTAAATCAAGGTAGTGGTGGCGAAGGTTCTTGGCATTGGGACGGATGGGATATTATCAAAGCAAGTGGATGTCCAAATGTAACTGATTATGGTGGAATGCTTTGGCCTTCTACTGATTATACGCTTGCCAACTCATTATGGATGGATGGCTATACAAATTACGAAAATGGTATGAATAACAGAGTTTTAGAACAGGTTGCTATGCCTTTGGATACACCTGAAGGACTTGAAGTACTTAAGCAGTGGATGAATGATCATTGTGACGGTTCTACTGCTGGTGGACTTGCAGTTTTTGCTGCTGGTGTAAGCGACACTTACCAGAGAAGTTCACTACCAATAAACACTGAAAATGAAGGTCAAAGTGTAGTTATAAAATGGGATCAAGTTGTAAACCATGCAATGACATTTGTTGGGTACAATGATTCTATACGTTATGATTACAACTTTGATGGTCAATTTACTAATGATATTGACATCAATGGAGATGGTATTGTTGATTTGCAGGACTGGGAGATCGGTGGTCTTAAAATGGCAAATTCATGGGGAGAAGGTTGGGGAACTGATGGATATTCTTGGGTAATGTACAGAACTCTTGCTCTAAGTTTAGCTGATGGTGGAATTTACAATAAGATTGCTCATTCAATCACTACAAGAGAAAGCTTTGAACCAACTTTAAAGTTAAAATCAACTATCAACTACAGTGAAAGAAATGATATTAAGATTATGGCAGGAGTATCGAACGATCTTAACGCAGACGAACCTGAACATACAATCACTTTCCCACATTTTAATTTTCAGGGAGGCGATGGAATAGGTATGTCTGGAGATGGAGATCTACTCGAAATAGGATTAGATATCACTCCTCTTCTTAGTTACGTAACACCTGATTCAACATCGAAATTCTTTATTTGTGTTGAGCATAATGGAAATCTTAGTGGAAGAGGAGAGATTACATCTTTTTCAATCATTGATAACCTTGGTACTGAAACTATGAGTACCCAGACAAACGTAGCTATTTTAGAAGGTATAACCACTTATGCTTCTGTAAATACAACAACTTCCTTCGATAAGGCTGAAATAACTACAACTGATCTTCCATCTGCATCACCTGGAGTTGAATATTCTTATTCATTATCAGCAATAAATGGAACTCCTCCATATTTTTGGGATATGGTAATTGATTATACAGAAGTTGAAAACATCAATTCATTTCCTACAGAAACAATGGACTTGGTAACAGTGACTAACGATGACGATGGATATGCTATTATCGACCTTGATTTCGAATTCCCTTTCTTTGGTAAAACTTATAATTTCATTAATATCTCTACCAATGGTTCTATCTCTTTCGGTGATAATTTTGAAGATGTTAGGAGTGAATCAAATATCAGAGAAACTAGAACGATCGCACCGTATGTAACTGACCTAGCAAGTTATCCTGCTAATGGAGATGGTATATTTTATTATGCTAATGAAAACTATATAATCGTTAGATGGATTACTTCTATGTTCGATTTGCCGGAAGTTAATCTTGATTTTGCCGCAAAGTTATATGCTGATGGTTCGATCGAGTTTTTCTATGGAGGAAAATTTACAACTGGAATAGAATGGGGTGCAGGAATTTCAAACGGAATTGTAACAACTGCCATTATTTCAGACCTTTCAAATACTGATGATCCATCCGGGCTTAAAACTTCTTTCACTACCACACCTTATCCTTACGGTATTGAATTCAGCAGCAATGGTATTTTCAGTGGAGTTATTGATACTGAAGAAACAAGTTGGGATCTTATGTTCAGAGTAACTGACGATAAGAACATTTCTGCTTTTAAAGAGCTTATATTCTCTTCAACTACTGGAATAGAAAACAATGGACAATTTACAATTGATAATTTTCAATTAGAACAAAATTATCCGAATCCATTCAATCCTTCAACTACAATTAATTTCTCAGTTTATGAAAGTGAAAATATGTCACTATTCATTTACAATGTTAAAGGAGAAAGAATAGATGTAGTATTTGATAATAGAGAATTAAATGTAGGCAATTACCGGGTTAATTGGAATGCAGGTAAGGAATATTCATCAGGGATCTACTATTACGGTATAGAAACCGAAAGTGGTATTAAGCAGATGAAAAAAATGACATTATTGAAATAGCATTATATTACTTGACATTTGTACCAAGCTTTGTTATATTTGGCACGAATTATTCTGTTAGAAGGAGGTGATTAAAACAATGATACACGTAAAAATAAGAGACAACGAACCTTTCGAAAGAGCTTTGAAAAGATTCACTAAAACATTTGAAAAAAGTGGTGTTTTGGCTGAACTTAGAAAAAGAGAAAGATACGATAAGCCTACCTGGGTTAATAGAAGAAATAAGATTCAAGCTACTAGAAAACAGCAAAAGCTTACGAGAATGAATAACAAAGGTTTTTAATTCTTGAAACACTTTAAACAAGAATGAATAGGTTTCTAAACCAATGTTTTCAGATTGAAATATTAAAAAAGAGTGAATTAAATTCACTCTTTTTTTTTTGCCTTAGTTTAGTTACATTATAATAGAAATTATTAAATAAGGTAAATAAATGCATTACATCGATATAATAGTCCTTGTTATAATGGGAATCTTTACTGTCATAGGCTTCAAAAGAGGATTTATCACAGAGATATTTCAGATCATAGGATTATTTGCAGCTATTGCTCTAAACACCCCCATCAGCAGGTTAATAAACAATTATGCTAAAGATGCATTAGATACTCACAACGAATTGATCGGTTTTCTTTCAGGAATAATATCATTTACTTTAATATTCTTACTATTTTTTGTAATAGGAAGGATCTTAACTAAAACTACAAATATTATTCTTACATCTTTACCAAATAGAATTGTTGGTGCATTTTTTGGTGGGATCAAAGGTTTTATGATTGCAACAGTTGTACTTCTACTCGTAAGATTGACACCAGTTGGAGATAATTTCATACAAACCAATGTAACACCTGATCTCGACACGGATAATATAATAGAAGAAGGTCTTGATCTTGCCATTGACTTATCCAATGATGATGAAAATATTCAAGCTATAAAAGATTCTCTTGAACAGAAAAAATGGAATAATTCTTTAAATTATGATAAAACAACAAATAGTGATTCCCCATCTTATTCACGATTGGGATATGGTGCGTATAAAATTTCAACACTGATGGACCCATTTGTGGGAAGTGTTAAAAGATTACTCACTGATACTGTGGAAGAAACAAAAGAAAAATTGGATATGTAAAGAGGAGAAATATATTATGGATAACAACTTATCATCAAGAATGTCAAAGATAATAAGACTTTCAAAAGAAATAACCCTCAAGTTAGGTCAGGATACTGTTTATCCCGGTCATCTTATGCTAGGAATCTTACGTGCCAATGAAGGTACTGCTATCAATATATTAAAAAAACTAAATGTTAATCTTATATCTTTACAAAAAGATCTTGAGAACGGTATGATAAAAGAACGAAATATCCTAAAATTAGGATTTGTTCCCATCAGTCATGAAAGTGACAGGGTATTGTCTCAAGCTTCTCAAGAATCAAAAGAACTCAGCAATTTGTATACTGGTAGTGAACACCTATTATTAGCAATGATCAAAGCTGTTAATTCATACTCTGAAAGAATTCTAAGATTCCATGGTGTTACTTATCAGAAAGTAAAACAGATACTTCTTACTGGAGTAAATGGAAAGCAGGAATTTAATATACCTATTGAAGATGAAACTTCACAGACTCCATCTATTGATTCATTCTCTGTAGATCTTACTGAACATGCCAGAAACGGTATGTTAGACCCTGTTATTGGACGAGAAAAAGAAATCAGCAGGATCATTCAGATACTTTCACGTAGAAAAAAGAATAATCCAATCTTAATAGGTGAACCCGGAACAGGTAAAACAGCTATTGTCGAAGGTCTTGCTTTAAGGATAATCAATAGAAATGTACCTACATATCTTTTGGATAAAAAAGTTGTCTCTCTTGATTTGGGGCTTCTTATTGCAGGTACAAAATACCGTGGACAATTTGAAGAGAGAATTAAAGGTATCCTGAAAGAAATTGAAAATGAAAAAGATCTAATTCTATTCCTAGATGAAATACATACTATAGTTGGAGCAGGCAGTACATCAGGATCAATGGATGCTTCAAATATGTTCAAACCAGCTTTAGCCAGAGGTGTTATCCAGTGTATCGGTGCTACAACTTTAGATGAGTATAGGACTACTATCGAAAAAGATGGTGCATTAGAAAGAAGATTCCAAAAGGTCTTGGTTGATCCTTCTACAGTTGAAGAAACAATTGAAATACTAAAAGGTCTTCAACCCGGATATGAAAAACACCATAAAGTAAAGTTCTCTGAAGAAAGCCTTATTGCAACTGCTGAGTTGAGTGATAGGTATATAGCTGATCGATTTTTACCAGATAAAGCAATTGATGTAATGGATGAAGCAGGAGCTAAGAAACATCTTTCTCTGAAAGTACCGACAAAGATAACTGAACTCGAACACATTATTGATACACTTATCAAAGAAAAAGTTCAAAATATTGAAAAACAAAAATTTGAAAAAGCTGCTGAACTAAGAGACAAAATAAATCCACTTAAAGAAGATTTACGTGTGGAAATGGAAAAATGGCATAAGCTTACTTCAACTAAATTTTTAAATATATCTGTAGATGATGTTACAGATATCATTTCTATGATGACATCAATACCAATCAGTAGATTAGCTGTATCTGAAAGTAAAAGACTTCAAAAGATCAGTAATAACATTTCAAAAAAGATCATTGACCAGCAAGATGCAATTGATGCAGTAGTCCGCAGAGTTAAAAGAGCAAGAGCTGGATTTAAAGATCCTGACAGACCAATAGGTTCATTCTTATTCTTAGGACCAACAGGTGTCGGTAAAACAGAACTTGCAAAAGTACTCGCTGAAGAGATCTTCGAATCTGACCAATCACTTATTAAGATAGATATGTCAGAATACATGGAAAAGTTTAATGTATCTAAGATGATTGGCTCTCCCCCGGGATATGTCGGGTATGGAGAAGGTGGTCAACTCAGTGAAAAGGTCCGTAGACACCCTTATTCAGTTGTTCTCTTTGATGAAATTGAAAAGGCGCACCCAGATGTTTTCGGTATGCTACTTCAAGTACTAGATGAAGGTAATCTTACAGATGGAAACGGAAGAAAAATAGACTTTAGAAATACTATAATAATATTTACATCCAATGTTGGAAATGATTCACTAAAAAATTCTGAC is a window from the Patescibacteria group bacterium genome containing:
- a CDS encoding T9SS type A sorting domain-containing protein; its protein translation is MKNFLLTILILASFASAELINNNPDPNGEPWFSADLPELTLEQQKKVDAIPVLLLPEQYKNRKEELPYTLDNSTQPYFRPIFNQVGGSCGQASGIGYAYTYEQNFKRGTAANITDNQYPTHYTYNFLNQGSGGEGSWHWDGWDIIKASGCPNVTDYGGMLWPSTDYTLANSLWMDGYTNYENGMNNRVLEQVAMPLDTPEGLEVLKQWMNDHCDGSTAGGLAVFAAGVSDTYQRSSLPINTENEGQSVVIKWDQVVNHAMTFVGYNDSIRYDYNFDGQFTNDIDINGDGIVDLQDWEIGGLKMANSWGEGWGTDGYSWVMYRTLALSLADGGIYNKIAHSITTRESFEPTLKLKSTINYSERNDIKIMAGVSNDLNADEPEHTITFPHFNFQGGDGIGMSGDGDLLEIGLDITPLLSYVTPDSTSKFFICVEHNGNLSGRGEITSFSIIDNLGTETMSTQTNVAILEGITTYASVNTTTSFDKAEITTTDLPSASPGVEYSYSLSAINGTPPYFWDMVIDYTEVENINSFPTETMDLVTVTNDDDGYAIIDLDFEFPFFGKTYNFINISTNGSISFGDNFEDVRSESNIRETRTIAPYVTDLASYPANGDGIFYYANENYIIVRWITSMFDLPEVNLDFAAKLYADGSIEFFYGGKFTTGIEWGAGISNGIVTTAIISDLSNTDDPSGLKTSFTTTPYPYGIEFSSNGIFSGVIDTEETSWDLMFRVTDDKNISAFKELIFSSTTGIENNGQFTIDNFQLEQNYPNPFNPSTTINFSVYESENMSLFIYNVKGERIDVVFDNRELNVGNYRVNWNAGKEYSSGIYYYGIETESGIKQMKKMTLLK
- the rpsU gene encoding 30S ribosomal protein S21; translation: MIHVKIRDNEPFERALKRFTKTFEKSGVLAELRKRERYDKPTWVNRRNKIQATRKQQKLTRMNNKGF
- a CDS encoding CvpA family protein, which codes for MHYIDIIVLVIMGIFTVIGFKRGFITEIFQIIGLFAAIALNTPISRLINNYAKDALDTHNELIGFLSGIISFTLIFLLFFVIGRILTKTTNIILTSLPNRIVGAFFGGIKGFMIATVVLLLVRLTPVGDNFIQTNVTPDLDTDNIIEEGLDLAIDLSNDDENIQAIKDSLEQKKWNNSLNYDKTTNSDSPSYSRLGYGAYKISTLMDPFVGSVKRLLTDTVEETKEKLDM
- a CDS encoding ATP-dependent Clp protease ATP-binding subunit, which encodes MDNNLSSRMSKIIRLSKEITLKLGQDTVYPGHLMLGILRANEGTAINILKKLNVNLISLQKDLENGMIKERNILKLGFVPISHESDRVLSQASQESKELSNLYTGSEHLLLAMIKAVNSYSERILRFHGVTYQKVKQILLTGVNGKQEFNIPIEDETSQTPSIDSFSVDLTEHARNGMLDPVIGREKEISRIIQILSRRKKNNPILIGEPGTGKTAIVEGLALRIINRNVPTYLLDKKVVSLDLGLLIAGTKYRGQFEERIKGILKEIENEKDLILFLDEIHTIVGAGSTSGSMDASNMFKPALARGVIQCIGATTLDEYRTTIEKDGALERRFQKVLVDPSTVEETIEILKGLQPGYEKHHKVKFSEESLIATAELSDRYIADRFLPDKAIDVMDEAGAKKHLSLKVPTKITELEHIIDTLIKEKVQNIEKQKFEKAAELRDKINPLKEDLRVEMEKWHKLTSTKFLNISVDDVTDIISMMTSIPISRLAVSESKRLQKISNNISKKIIDQQDAIDAVVRRVKRARAGFKDPDRPIGSFLFLGPTGVGKTELAKVLAEEIFESDQSLIKIDMSEYMEKFNVSKMIGSPPGYVGYGEGGQLSEKVRRHPYSVVLFDEIEKAHPDVFGMLLQVLDEGNLTDGNGRKIDFRNTIIIFTSNVGNDSLKNSDNIGFGSNISFDEKQKNMKNSLNKSISKHFKPEFLNRIDETIIFNHLSEKAVMKIINNRVNESKSKLKSNNIHLEVSPSVIKYIMKEYYDIDNGARPLKRAVENIIQDPIAENIISGKFSYGDTVKITVKNNSVVYQNLKSKKKQKAK